A single window of Candidatus Nanopelagicales bacterium DNA harbors:
- a CDS encoding type 1 glutamine amidotransferase, with amino-acid sequence MSKRVVVVQHVAWEGPGLIEQPLVAAGLQLERRMFVNDPSPQVPAVDGLAGLVVMGGPMGADQIEEHPGLGSEMELIRRAVEADVPVLGICLGHQLIAHAFGAELRRGAAPEYGICEVTIEGDDPLINPLGAVGEVATVMQWHDDVAQLPLDARLLASSPTCPNQAFRLGSAVGMQFHAEIDAAELDRWLSIPAMASDLPPAIADVLPRAMTAAEPRLRPAALACFAAFAEQIIS; translated from the coding sequence ATGTCCAAGCGCGTCGTGGTTGTTCAGCATGTTGCTTGGGAAGGCCCGGGATTGATCGAGCAGCCACTGGTCGCTGCGGGTCTGCAGCTGGAGCGTCGGATGTTCGTGAACGACCCGTCGCCGCAGGTACCGGCCGTTGATGGGCTCGCCGGGCTGGTCGTCATGGGCGGCCCGATGGGAGCCGACCAGATCGAGGAGCACCCCGGCCTCGGTAGTGAAATGGAGCTGATTCGACGGGCCGTCGAAGCCGACGTGCCCGTCTTGGGAATCTGTTTGGGCCATCAACTGATCGCGCACGCGTTTGGTGCCGAGTTGCGACGCGGTGCAGCACCTGAATACGGGATATGCGAGGTCACAATCGAAGGCGACGACCCACTCATCAACCCGCTGGGCGCAGTTGGCGAGGTGGCCACCGTCATGCAGTGGCACGACGATGTAGCCCAACTGCCGTTGGACGCACGGCTGCTGGCCTCCAGCCCGACCTGCCCGAATCAAGCCTTTCGACTCGGCTCCGCCGTGGGGATGCAGTTTCACGCTGAGATCGACGCGGCCGAGCTCGATCGGTGGCTGTCGATACCGGCCATGGCCAGTGATTTACCGCCAGCAATCGCCGACGTACTGCCCCGCGCGATGACGGCGGCCGAGCCGCGACTGCGGCCCGCGGCGCTGGCGTGTTTCGCTGCCTTCGCCGAGCAGATCATCAGCTGA